One region of Elephas maximus indicus isolate mEleMax1 chromosome 23, mEleMax1 primary haplotype, whole genome shotgun sequence genomic DNA includes:
- the POGLUT2 gene encoding protein O-glucosyltransferase 2, which translates to MFNILLLYCFFLGTVPALAETGGERRLSPEKSEIWGPGLKADVVLPARYFYIQAVDTSGNKFTSSPGEKVFHVKISAPDEQFTRVGVQVLDRKDGSFIVRYRMYASYKNMKVEVKFQGQHVAKSPYILKGPVYHENCDCPLEDSAAWLQEMNCPETITQIQRDLAHFPTVDLEKIAAEIPKRFGQRQSLCHYTLKDNKVYIKTHGEHVGFRIFMDAILLSLTRKVKMPDVEFFVNLGDWPLEKKKSNSNIHPIFSWCGSTDSRDIVMPTYDLTDSVLETMGRVSLDMMSVQANTGPPWESKNSTAVWRGRDSRKERLELVKLSRKHPELIDAAFTNFFFFKHDESLYGPIVKHISFFDFFKHKYQINVDGTVAAYRLPYLLVGDSVVLKQDSIYYEHFYNELQPWKHYIPVKSNLSDLLEKLQWAKDHDEEAKNIAKAGQEFARNNLMGDDIFCYYFKLFEEYASLQVSEPKIREGMKRVEPQNEDDLFPCTCHRQQTKDEL; encoded by the exons atgtttaacattttgcTGCTTTACTGCTTCTTTCTGGGAACAGTTCCAGCACTTGCCGAAACCGGCGGAGAGAGGCGACTGAGCCCCGAGAAGAGCGAAATATGGGGACCCGGACTAAAAGCAGATGTCGTTCTTCCTGCCCGCTATTTCTATATTCAGGCGGTGGATACATCAGGGAATAA GTTCACATCTTCTCCAGGTGAAAAGGTGTTCCACGTGAAAATATCAGCACCAGATGAGCAGTTCACTAGAGTTGGAGTCCAGGTTTTAGACCGAAAGGATGGATCCTTCATAGTAAGATACAGAATGTATGCAAGCTACAAAAATATGAAGGTGGAAGTTAAATTTCAAGGTCAACATGTGGCCAAATCTCCatatattttaaaag GGCCGGTTTACCATGAGAATTGCGACTGCCCTTTAGAAGACAGTGCAGCCTGGCTACAGGAGATGAACTGCCCAGAAACCATTACTCAGATTCAGAGAGATCTGGCCCATTTTCCTACCGTTGATCTGGAGAAGATTGCAGCAGAAATCCCCAAAAGATTTGGGCAAAGACAGAGCTTGTGTCACTACACTTTGAAGGATAACAAG GTTTACATCAAGACTCATGGTGAACATGTAGGTTTTCGAATTTTCATGGATGCCATACTGCTTTCTTTGACTAGAAAG GTGAAGATGCCAGATGTTGAGTTTTTTGTTAATTTGGGAGACTGgcctttggaaaaaaagaagtccaATTCAAACATCCATCCCATCTTTTCCTGGTGTGGCTCCACAGATTCCAGAGATATCGTGATGCCTACCTACGACTTGACTGACTCTGTTCTAGAAACCATGGGCCG AGTAAGCCTGGATATGATGTCTGTGCAAGCTAACACGGGTCCTCCTTGGGAAAGCAAAAACTCCACAGCTGTCTGGAGAGGACGGGATAGCCGCAAAGAGAGACTTGAGCTGGTGAAGCTCAGTAGGAAACACCCAGAACTCATAGACGCTGCATTCAccaactttttcttctttaagcACGATGAGAGCCTGTATGGTCCCATTGTGAaacacatttcattttttgatttcttcaag CATAAGTATCAAATCAATGTTGATGGCACCGTGGCAGCATATCGCCTGCCGTATCTACTGGTCGGCGACAGTGTTGTGCTGAAGCAGGACTCCATCTACTATGAACATTTTTACAATGAGCTGCAGCCCTGGAAACACTATATTCCAGTTAAAAGCAACCTGAGTGATCTCCTAGAAAAACTTCAGTGGGCAAAAGATCACGATGAGGAG gcAAAGAATATAGCAAAAGCCGGACAAGAATTTGCAAGAAATAATCTCATGGGTGATGACATATTCTGttattattttaaactttttgag GAGTATGCCAGTTTACAAGTGAGTGAGCCCAAAATCCGAGAGGGCATGAAGAGGGTGGAGCCGCAGAATGAGGACGACCTCTTTCCTTGCACTTGCCATAGACAACAG ACCAAAGATGAACTCTAA